The sequence GGACTATTTCAGGCTCGACGCCAACGACGTCAAACCCCGGATCGCGGAACTGGTGGAGGACGGCACGCTCCTCCCCGTCGATGTCGAGGGCTGGAACCAGCAGGGCTATCTGCACCGGGATGCCCGCCGCCCCCGGCGCATCGAGGCGGCCGCCCTGCTTTCCCCCTTCGATCCGGTGGTGTGGGAACGCACGCGGACCGAGCGGCTGTTCGGCTTCCGCTATCGCCTTGAAATCTACACGCCGGCGGCGAAGCGGCTCCACGGCTACTACGTGTTGCCTTTCCTGCTGGGCGACCGTCTGGTGGCACGGGTCGATCTGAAGGCCGAACGGGCTACGGGCACGCTCCACGTGCTGGCCGCCCACGCGGAACCGCACGCACCGCCGCACACCGCGGATGCGCTCCTCGCCGAACTGCGCCTCATGTCGGAGTGGCTGGGCCTGGAGCGTCTGGTCATCGTGGACCGCGGCGACCTCGCTCCGGCCCTGCGGAGGTGACGACGGAGGGCCGGGGAGAAAAGCGCCGGCGGGTGCCGACGCTCCGTCCAATCGCCTGTTGTCGGTTCGCACAGCCCGAGTGAGGAGACCATGGCGACCGAAACGATCCGAGACGACATGCTGCCGGGCATGATCGCCCAGGCGGCCGAACCCCTGCCGGACCTGGACGACCCGGATTTCGCCGCGCCTTTCGATGCGCTCGGCTCGGCGCGGGTGGTCCTGCTGGGCGAATCCTCCCACGGGACGTCCGAATTCTACCGGGCGCGCGCGGCGATCACGAGACGTCTGGTCGAACGGCACGGCTTCACCATCGTCGCCGCCGAGGCCGACTGGCCCGACGCCGCCCAGATCGACGCCCATATCCGCGACGGGCACCGGCCGTCCTGCGCCGACGGGCCGCCCTTCAAGCGGTTTCCGACCTGGATGTGGCGGAACCGGGAGTTCACCGACTTGGTCTCCTGGATGCGGGGCTACAACCGGACCGTGGCCGATCCCGACGGGAAGGCGGGGTTCTTCGGGCTGGACCTCTACAGCCTGGACGCCTCCATCACGGCGGTCCTGGGATATCTCGACGGTATCGACCCGGAGACGGCGCGGGAGGCGCGGCGGCGCTATGCCTGCCTGGAACCGTGGCAGCGCCGCCCGGAAGTCTACGGCCGCGCATCCATGATGGAGGGCTTCGGGCGGTGCCAGAAGGAGGTGCTGAACGTGCTGCGCGAACTGCTCGACCGGCGGCTGACCTACATGCGGGATGACGGGATCGCCTATTTCGACGCGGAGCGCAATGCCAGGGTCGTCGCCGCGGCGGAGCGATATTACCGGTCCATGTATTTCGCCGACGAGGACTCCTGGAACCTCCGCGACGAGCACATGGCCGACACCCTGGATGCGCTGCTGAAATCGCGTCCCGGCGCCAAGGCGGTGGTCTGGGCCCACAATTCCCACATCGGCGACGCGCAGGAGACCGGCATGTCGGACCGGGGCGAACTGAACCTGGGTCAGCTCTGCCGCGAGCGCTATGGCGACGACGCGGTGCTGGTCGGATTCGGCACCCATGCCGGCACGGTGGCGGCGGCTACGGACTGGGACGCTCCGATGGAGATCAAGCAGGTGCTGCCCTCGCGCCCGGACAGCGTCGAGCGGCCGTTCCACGACAGCGGCCTCGGACGGCTGTGGCTGGACCTGCGGGCGCAGGGCGACACTGCGTTGCGCGGGAAGCTTGCCGAGCCCCGGCTGCAGCGGTTCATCGGGGTAATCTACCGGCCGGAGACGGAGCGCTGGAGCCACTATGTCGAGTCCCGCCTGTCGAGGCAATTCGACCACTACGTCTTCTTCGACGAGACGCGGGCCGTGACCGCCCTGCCCGGCCCGCAGGAGCCCGGAGCCGACGATACCTTCCCCTTCGGGCTGTAGGGCGGACGACGCCCGACCGGAGCAGGCGGCGGGAGTCCTGGACTGCGCATCGTCGGCCCGGCTATCAGGAGAGGTCAGTTCCGTTTTCCCCTGGCCGATCCGGAAAGCCCCAGCATGCCGTTCATTGGGTTCATCGGTGCCAACGCCCGCTGGCTGGCCGGCGGCTTCCTGCTGTTCTTCTGCTCTTCGCCCGGACAGACCTTTTTCATCTCGCTCTCCGCCGGCGACATCCGCGAAGAGTACGGCCTTTCCCACGGCGCCTTCGGCTCGCTCTACATGGCGGCGACGCTGGCCAGCGCGCTCACCTTGACGCGCCTGGGGCAGGTGGTGGACCGCTACCGCGCCCGGCAGGTGGTGGCCTTCACGGTGCCGATGCTGGCCTTGGCGTCGGCCTCCATGGCGCTGTCCGGGCATGTCGCCCTGCTGCTCGGGTCCCTGTACCTGCTCCGCCTGTTCGGCCAGGGAATGATGTCGCACACCGCCTTCACCGTGATGGGGCGGTGGTTCTCCGCCCAGCGCGGCCGGGCGGTGTCGTTGACGACGCTGGGCATGAACATGGGCGAGGCGCTTCTGCCGCTGAGTTTCGTGGCGCTGTCCGGCTCCATCGGGTGGCGCAATGCATGGTGGCTCGTGGCCTTCGCGCTGGTCGCGCTGGCCCTGCCCGCCGTCACGGCCCTGTTCGCGGTGGAGCGCGATCCGCAGGCATCCGATCCGGTCACCCGCGCCGTCACGGCGCGCGACTGGACCAAGGCGGAAATGTTGCGGGATCCCTTTTTCCCGCTCGTGATGCTCGCCATGGCACCGCCGGCCTTCATCGGCAACACCATCTTCTTCCATCAGGTCCACCTTGCGGAACTGAGGGGCTGGCCGCCGGAGGTCTTCGCCTCCTCCTTCACGCTTTATGCCGCGATGACGATCGTCTTCACGCTGGTGTCGGGACAGCTGATCGACCGGATATCCGGCATGGCGCTGCTGCCGTTCTACCTGATTCCGCTCGGACTCGGCTGCGTCCTGCTCGGCAGCGGCGGGGAACCCTGGATCTGCTTCGCCTTCATGGCGCTCTACGGCCTGTCCAACGGCTTCTCGTTCACGCTGTTCGGAGCGCTCTGGCCGGAGATTTACGGTACGAGGCACCTGGGCTCGATCCGGGCCGTGATCATAGCGATCCTGGTATTCGCGTCGGCGGCCGGCCCCGGCCTCGCCGGGCTGCTGATCGACGGAGGCATCGGCTATCCGTCGCAGGTCGTCGCGATGGGGATCTACTGCCTGCTGGTCTCCGCGGCGATGATCCCGGTATCGGGCCGGTTGAAGGCACGGCGTACCCGGGCGGCGTCGGGCGTCGCCGGCCCCGGTAGCGCCTGAAGCCGCCTACTTGGCGAAAAGCCGCCCCATGTCGGCGAACGCCTTGAATTCGAGGGCGTTGCCGGACGGGTCGTAGAAGAACATGGTCGCCTGCTCGCCGGGCTGGCCCTTGAAGCGGATGGTCGGCTCGATCACGAAGCGGATGCCGGCATTCCGCACCCGGTCGGCCAGCGCATGGAAGTCCGCCATCGCCAGCACCACGCCGAAATGAGGGACCGGCACGTCATGACCGTCAACCGGGTTGGTATGGGCCGGGTTGGTATGGGCATCCGCGCGGGAAACGCCGGGGTTGAGATGGGCGACGATCTGGTGGCCGAACAGGTCGTAGTCGATCCACTGGTCGGAACTGCGTCCCTCGGGGCAGCCCAGTATTTCCCCGTAGAAACGCCGCGCCGCGTCCAGGTCGTGGACGGGAAAGGCGAGATGGAATGGCGTGATGCTGTTCATTGGATCTCCGAAGGCAAGGACGAATGGCCGGGCTGGGCGACCCGGCCATGTCCGGACGGCTCAACCGCCGGCCCGGGCGGGCGCATCATAGCGCAGGCGCCGTTCCACGCCAGGGGTGGCGGCAGGCCCGGGCCGGATGATCAGGAGGCTGTCGAACTCGGCCGGCGACGGCGGTTCCCAATGGGACCGCATCTGCCGGAGGAGCCATGGGGCGACATGCTTTCCGCCCGCTTCCCCACGGGCCCGCAGGCGATCGACAAGCTGCGGTTCGGGAATGTCGAAGATCACGCCCACCCGCTTCCAGCCCCGGGGCACGCGGCCGAGGATCCGGCGGCGCGCCTTGGCCGTGAGGTTGGTGTTATCGACCACGACATCACGGTCCAGGGTGAAAGCCTCCGCGAGGCGGCGGCGGAACTCCTTGTCGATGATCCTGGAGAAGGTGCGCCATGCCTCGGCATAGGTGATCCGGTGGATGGCGGCCAGCTCCTCGACGATGTCGTCGCGGCCGACCGCGTGGGCGGTGCCCGGGCGCTCCGCCAGGAAGCCGCGTCGCCACGTCGTCTTGCCGCTGCCGGGAAGTCCCATCAGGACAAGGACGACGGACATCCGGGACGCGTGGTCGGCCCGCTGGCTACGAGTTGCGCACGGGATTGTGCCGGCCATAGATGTCCCGGACCTCCTGGCCCCTGCTGCCGTCGACCTGGCCGATCAGAAGCACGCTCCCCTGCCCGACGGCTTTCATGTAAGCCTGCGCTTCCTCTTCGGCGATACCGACGCGGGTGAGAACCTCCGTTTCCGAGGTGGCGCCGTCATACTGCGATTTCGAGCTGTTGAAGGGGTTGGTGCCGGCCGATTCGTTGCCCCACCCCTCGGTAGTGTCGCCGATAACCCAGAATTCATTCTTGAACCCGACTTCGTACAGCTCCTTCAGGACCTGCCGCGACGAGTCGGTGTCTTTGAACAGGGCAACAATGGTCTCGATGCTCACGATCGTCTCCCTTGGGGATTGAACGCGCGCCGATGACGGCGCGCGAAAGGTCGAATCCCAACAGAAGCGCGATGATCATGGTTCCCGGTTGTCAACCGGCGGCGTTCAGCCCGCGCCGATCGCGGCGGAAATCGAGGTGACCGACGGATGGAGCGACAAGGGCGAAACGTCCACCACCGCCCGCTCCCCCGATTTGACCGGCCTGGACGCATTGACCATCACTTCGATCACCAGCGGGTTGGCCGGTCCGGGCTCGATGTCCAGCTCCAGGTCGAGCGGCTGTCCCGGAGCGACCGTGAACCGCCTGGACCTGGCGACCGTCCTGCTCTCGTTCCACGTCCTGACGGTCAGATCAACCGGCAGGGAGTCCGCGACCGGGCACTTGATCGAGCCGCTCAGATGGTGCGAGCCGGAGATCCGGAGGCCCGCCCAGCGCAGCACCGCGGAGGTGCGGTCCGGATCGGGGCCGTGGAGGCGGAAGACGTCCCCAACGGTCCGGCACCACTTGCCGCCGTTCAGCAGCGCGGCCGTCCCGGCCCGGGGTGTTTCGGGGATCGGGATCTCCGTCCCGTCGGGTCTCGCCTTGGGAAATTCGAGGTGGATCGCGGCACCGGCACCGGAAACGTCCAGGGACGCCAAGCGGTCCGCCCACTGCGGGCACGGGAACAGCTCCAGCGCACCGGCGAGGATCGACGTCCAGGCGGGCATGTCGACGTCGTCCGCGCGCTCGTAAGGCGCGAAGCGGGATACGAAGCCTCTGAGCAATCCCGGACGAACCCAGTCCACCGTTCCCACCGCCGGGGTTTCGTCCGTCGAGCGGACTTCCAGCAGGGCGAACTCCGCGCCTCCCGAAATCCTGCGCAGCTGCTCGTGTATGCCGTCTACCGTCGCCGGATCGATGCCGTCGTTGGACTTGATCACGAACAGGACGCCACCCAGCCGGGTCCGGGCGATGAACTTGGATACCAGGTACTGGACCTTCCGCATCTCCTTCAGGTGGATCCTGCGGCGGTTTTCCTCGTCGTCGCGGAAGGCGAGGCGTCCGGCGACGGGCTCCGACTTCAGCTCGGTGTGCCAGCCGATGCCGTACCGGCTGTCCAGCACCATGGCCGGCCGCAGCGGGCTGAGATTGTCGAACTCGTACATGCCGGCGAAATCGGCCCGCAGCTTCGACAGCAGCCGGTCCGGCTTCATGGATGCCCACCGGAACACGCTGCCGGCCTTGCAGCCGAGATTGCCCAGGACGAAACCGAGTTCGCAGTTGTCGCCGAGGCTCTCCATCCTCAGGAGCTGATCCGGGCCGATGGGGTTGGTCACGCTGGGTCTCCAGGCTCAAGTCGGGGGCATGGAAACGATGTTGACCGAACACCGTTTAATCAAATCTGAATTTTCCATTCCGGAGACAAGGCGGGTCACCCGATCGGCCACGGAACCGTCGGCCGGCCCATGGGTTGCAGCTTGAGCCCGCGACGGCACCGCCGGGCGGAAAGGAGAGCCCCATGCGACAGCGAACCGCGACGACACTGATTGCAGCGACGCTGCTCCTCTCGGCCTGCGCCGCACCGGCCGACCGCGCCGCCATGGCGGTCCCCTACTCCCCGGCCCTCGCCGAGCCGGACGACAGGAGCCTGGTCGGCAGCATCGCCGTCGCTTCCATCGAGGGCGGGCGGGAAACCGGACCGCTCTCGAAATCCCAGGTCGGCAACGAGGATTTCCAGGGCGCCCTGACCGACAGCCTACGCGAGCACGGGCTGCTTGCCGAGGGAACGGCCCCGAGCTACATCCTCTCGGCCCGGCTGGTCGATCTTCGGCAACCCATCATCGGCCTCAGCATGACCGTCCGCGCCACCGTGGAGTATGAGTTGGTCGACGCGGTCAACGGCCGGCCGACCTTGGCCCGCGCGGTCGAGACCAGCCACACCACCGCCTTCGGGGAAGCCTTCGGGGCGGACGACCGGACCCGCCTTGCCACCGAGGGCGCCATCCGCGAGAACATCCGGCAGTTCCTGGCCTGGCTGAGCCGGAAGCCGGCACCGATGACCTGACCGATGACCCGATTACCGCCCGGCCGGCAGCGGGAGCCCGACGCGGGCGTACAGTTCCGGGCGGTGGCGCTCCCAGTTCTCGACCAGGCACTCCCGTGCCGGCCTGTCGTACCAGTTCCACGGCAGCTCGCGGGTGTTCAGGCCGACGAAGTGGGCTCCGACCCGGCCCAATTCCGGGATCTGCGGCCAGAACGGCGAGCAGATCGTCACGTCGGCGGTCGAGACCACGTGGGCCGGCCGGCCCAGGTCCAGCGCCACCACCTGGAGCCCCTGCTCGTCCAGTTCGGAGCGCAGCGGCACCGGATGGCTTTCCAGGACGGACAGCAGGGCCTGCCCCAGGTCGTGGCCGGGCGGCAGGCCGCGGATGCCGGTGTTGCGCGGCTCCGGCCTCGTCAGGTCGGCGAAGGCGCCGTGGGCCAGTGTCACGTCGGCGGCGATCAGGCAGCGCGGCTCCGGCTCGGCCATCCAGGCGCGCGCCGCCTCGGGCAGGTCCCACAGGATGCAGTCATTGTCCAGTGACAGCTCGAACCTGTCGGGAAACGCGCGGAGCGGCGCCAGCTTCCACGCCACCCCTTCGGCCATCGCACCGTCCAGATGCGCCTCCAGGAAGCTTGGCAGACCGCCGGCGGTCTGCCAGACGACACCGTCCGGCAGGTCGCCGGTCCGGGACCGCGCCTCGTCGAGGCCGATGCTGTTGACATAGACGACGTAGGCGCCCTGTCCTCCGAAAATGCGCCATGCCCCCCAGATCGACAGGCGCAGGGCTTCGAAGCCGAGCGGATCGACGTCGCCGATCGTCCAGCGGATGCCGGTGGGCGGCAGGGGCATGGTTTCTCCTCAGGGTGATCCGGAGCGGGCGGCGTTTTGGAACGGAAGCCGTGACGTCCGGCTTCCGCAACAGTGAAGTCGGCCACCGGTTCCTGAGTGTCTGGAACTCCGGAGGGTTTCAACCGGTTGGAACCAGGGGCTCTTATCGGAGCCGGCTGTCGCCCGTCCGCGGCCGTCCCACATCCTGAGCACCAGCGAGACCATCCCGGAATGAGCGGAAACGCATGAAAATCGTCGTCTTCGGGCTTTCGATCAGCTCCACCTGGGGCAACGGCCATGCCACCCTGTGGCGTGGATTGTGCCGGGCGCTGGCCCGCCGCGGTCACCGCGTCGTGTTCTTCGAACACGATGTTCCCTACTACGCCGGAAACCGCGACCTGTTCGAAATTCCCGGCGGCGAACTGGTCCTGTACCGGGACTGGGCCGATGCCATCCCCGCGGCCGAGCGCCACCTGGCCGATGCCGACGCCGGCATGGTCACCTCCTATTGTCCCCACGGCATCGAGGCGACGGAACTGGTGCTGGGATCGCCCGCCGCCTGCAAGGCGTTCTACGACCTGGACACCCCGGTGACGCTGGAACGGCTGGGCGCCGGGGAAACCACGACCTATATCGGGCCGCGTGGGCTCGGCGATTTCGACCTGGTGCTCAGCTATACCGGCGGGCCGGCGCTCGACGCGCTGCGCGACCTGCTGGGCGCCCGCCGCGTGGCGCCCCTCTACGGCAGCGTCGACCCGGAAGTTCACCGGCCGGTCGAACCCGCTTCGCACTACCGCGCCGACCTGTCCTATCTCGGCACCTATGCCGAAGACCGTCAGGCGGCGCTGGAGGCGCTGCTGGTCGAACCCGCGCGGCGCATGCCGGACCGCAGGTTCCTGATCGGCGGCGCGCTTTATCCCGAGGCGTTCCCCTGGAGCGACAACATCTTCTTCGTCCGCCACCTGCCCGCCGCCGAGCATCCGGCCTTCTACAGCTCGTCGCGACTGACGCTCAACGTCACCCGGCAGGCCATGGCGCGGATGGGCTTCTGTCCGTCCGGGCGCCTGTTCGAGGCGGCGGCGTGCGGCGTTCCGATCCTGAGCGACATGTGGGACGGGCTGGACCATTTCTTCGAGCCGGGCAGCGAGATCCTGATCGCGTCGGACACGCCGGGCGCCGTCGAGGCGATAGGCCGGAGCGATGCCGACCTGCGGCGCATCGCCGACCGGGCGCGCGAGCGAACCCTGGCCGAGCATACCGCCGACCGCCGCGCCGCCGAACTGGAGGTCGAACTGGAAGCCGCCGTGAACGCCGGAGCCGGATCCGCCGCCCCCCGCGGGGCCGACGCGGCGTTGCCGGCCGTGCTGGAGGGCTGAACCATGTGGGGCATCATTCCCGCCGCGGGCAGCGGCACCCGCATCCAGCCGCTGGCCTTCTCCAAGGAACTGCTGCCGGTCGGCAGCCGGTTCGACGAGGGGGTGGAGCGCCCGAGGGCGGTCAGCGAGTATCTGGTCGAACGGATGGTGCGCGGCGGGGCGGACAAGATCGCCTTCGTCATAGCGCCGGGCAAATGCGACATCCTGCAATACTATGGCGACCGGTTCGGCGACGCCGCCATGACCTATGTCGTCCAGCCCCGTCCCGGCGGGCTGTGCGATGCCGTGTTCCGCGCGGTTCCCTTCGTCCACCCATCGGAGCCGGTGATCGTCGGGCTGCCCGACACCGTCTGGTTCCCGGAAGACGCCCTGCGGGCGCTGCCGGACGACCGGCTGTCGTTCCTGCTGTTCCCGGTGGAACGGCCGGAATTCTTCGACGCCGTCATCACCGACGGCAAGGACCGGGTGCTGGAGATCCAGGTCAAGCGGGCCAACGCCGAGTCCCCCTGGATCTGGGGCGCCTTCAAGATGCCGGGCGCGGTCCTGCACGAATTGCACGCGCTGTGGTGCGCGCGCGGACGCAGCGACGAATACATCGGCACCCTGGTCAATGCCTGGCTCGCCCAGGGCGGCGAGGCCGTCGGCGTCCGCGCCGGCCGGTCCTATGTGGATGTCGGGACCATCCACGGTTACCGGGAAGCCATCGGACTGCTGCGCGGACAGGAATAGGAGGCTTCCATGTTCCCGGATGACGCCGTCGCCGTGGTCGTCGCCCATCCCGATGACGAGGTGATCGGGATCGGCGGCCATCTGGGCCTGCTTCCGTCGGTCCGGCTGATCCACGTCACCGACGGCGCGCCGCACGATATGTCGGACGCCCGCCGCCACGGTTTCCAGACCCGCGAAGCCTATGCCGAGGCGCGCCGCCGGGAGCTGGATCGGGCCATGGCCCTGGCGAACGTCACGCCGGACCGCGTGCAATGCCTCGGCCTGGCCGATCAGGAAGCTTCGCTCCACCTCGCCGCGACGGCGCGTCGGCTGGCCGGCTGGTTCGCCGAGCACAGGATGCGACTGGTCCTGACCCATCCCTACGAGGGCGGGCATCCCGACCACGACGCCACCGCCTTCGCGGTGCACGCCGCCGCCCGGCTGCTGCTGCCGCGCCGGGAAGGGGAGGAGATCCGTATCCTGGAAATGGGCTCGTATCATGCCGGGCCGAACGGAGAACTGGTCACCCAGACCTTCCTGCCGCCCCCCTGCCCTCCCGAAGGAGTCGGCGCCGGCGACGAGATGGTCATGCCCCTGTCCGAAGCGCAACGGGCGATGAAGCGGCGCATGCTGGAGTGTCACGCCACCCAGGCGGAGGTGTTGTCGCCTTTCGCGGTCGATGTCGAGCGGTTCCGTCCCGCCCCGTGCTACGACTTCACCGCCCCGCCCCATCCCGGCACCCTGTGGTACGACAGGTTCGACTGGGGCATGGGGGGCGAGCGCTGGCGGGAACTGGCGAGCAAGGCGCTGGACGAACTCGGGATCAGCGCATGCCGTTGACGGTCCTCAGCGTCGCCTACCCTTTCGCCCCGGTCGGCCCTGACTCGGTCGGCGGTGCCGAGCAGGTGCTGAGCCACCTCGACAGGGCATTGGTCCAAGCGGGCCACCGCTCCCTGGTCGTCGCCCGCGAGGATTCGGCGGTCGCCGGCGAGCTGTATCCGGTGCCCGCCGCTCCCGGTCCGATCGACGAGGATACCCGCGCCGGTATCCACGGCCATCAGCGCCGGGCCATCGAGACGGCCCTGCGGGACAATGCGGTGGACCTGGTTCATCTCCATGGCATCGATTTCGACCGCTACCTGCCCCCGCCGGGTGTTCCGGCGCTGGTCACGGTCCACCTGCCGCCGGACTGGTATCCGGAGGCCGCCCTGCGCCCTGCCCGTCCTCGCACATATCTTCACGGCGTCTCGCAGTCCCAGCACGGGCGGTTTCCCCCGGGAGTGCCCGTGCTGCCGCCGATCCCGAACGGCGTGCCGGTGGAAGCGCTGGCCGCGCGCCACGCCAAGCGCGGCTTCGCCCTGTGCCTGGGCCGGATCTGTCCCGAGAAGGGCTTTCATCACGCGCTCGATGCGGCGAAGCTGGCGGGATCGCCGCTTCTTTTGGCCGGCGAGGTCTTCCCCTATCCTGTCCACGAGGACTATTTCCGCTCGGAGATCGAGCCGCGCCTGGACCGGTCTCGACGCTTCATCGGGCCGGTCGGGTTCCGGCGGAAGCGGCGTCTCCTGACCGCGGCACGGTGTCTGGTGGTGCCCAGCCTGGCGCCCGAGACCAGTTCGCTGGTGGCGATGGAAGCGCTGGCCTGCGGAACGCCGGTGGTCGCCTTCCCGGCCGGAGCTCTGCCCGAAGTGGTGGAGCATGGGCGGACCGGCTTCCTGGTGGCCGACGAACGCGGGATGGCGGACGCGATCCGTGCCGCCTCCGGACTTTCCTCCGACGACTGCCGCGCGGCCGCCCGCGAGCGCTTCGACCTCAAAGGCATGATCGCCCGCTATTTCGACCTCTACCGCCAAGTGGCCGCATGACCTTCACGTTCGATAGCTCAATTATCAATATCGATAATGAACTGATCGGGTTGGAGCCGGAATGGTGGGAATTGTGGTCCGCCTGTCCCGGCGCCACCCCGTTCCAGTCGCCCGCTTGGCTGATTCCCTGGCGCCGCCATTTCCGCGACGGCGACCTCGTCGTCGTCACGCTGCGCAGGTCCGGCCGCCTTTGCGGCCTGCTGCCGCTGTTCCATTATCGCGGGCCGCCGGAACCTCGCCTGCTACCGCTGGGGGCCGGTAACACGGACTATCTGGACGGCTTGTTCGCTCCCGATGTCGGGCCGGCGGAGGTCACGGCACTGCTGGGCCGGTTGGTGCCGTGGCGTGTCCTCGACCTGCCGCAACTCGCCCCCGGATCGGTTCTGGCCGACATCCCGGCGCCGCGAGGCTGGACCGGGCAGGGCCGGGCCGAGGAGCCCTGCCCAATCCTGCCGCTGCCGGCCACCCTGCCCCGCCGCATGCAGCAGAACCTGCGCTACTATCGCCGGCGCGCCGAACGGGCCGGAACCCTTCGGTTCGAAACCGCCACACCCGACCGGGTTGCACCGCTGCTCGACAGCCTGATCCGATTGCACGGGGCGCGCTGGACGACCAAGGGAGAGTCCGGCGTCCTGGCCGATGCCACGGTCGAACGGTTCCACCGCGACGCCGCGCCTGCCCTCGCCCGCGGCGGCCTGCTGCGCCTCCACGCGCTCCACCTCGACGGGCAGGTTGTCGCGGTTCTCTACGGGATGCAGGCCAAGGGGCGATGCCACTATTACCTCAGCGGGTTCGAGCCCGACTTTGCGGAGCTTGGCCTGGGCACCTTGATCGTCGGCCACGCGATCGAGACGGCCACGTCCGAGGGTGCCTTCGAGTTCGACTTCCTGCGCGGGACCGAAGCCTATAAATACCGCTGGGGCGCCCTGGACAGGACTACCCAGGGACGCCTGCTCCGTCATGGGGCATGAGGAATCGAAATGA is a genomic window of Skermanella mucosa containing:
- a CDS encoding CgeB family protein, giving the protein MKIVVFGLSISSTWGNGHATLWRGLCRALARRGHRVVFFEHDVPYYAGNRDLFEIPGGELVLYRDWADAIPAAERHLADADAGMVTSYCPHGIEATELVLGSPAACKAFYDLDTPVTLERLGAGETTTYIGPRGLGDFDLVLSYTGGPALDALRDLLGARRVAPLYGSVDPEVHRPVEPASHYRADLSYLGTYAEDRQAALEALLVEPARRMPDRRFLIGGALYPEAFPWSDNIFFVRHLPAAEHPAFYSSSRLTLNVTRQAMARMGFCPSGRLFEAAACGVPILSDMWDGLDHFFEPGSEILIASDTPGAVEAIGRSDADLRRIADRARERTLAEHTADRRAAELEVELEAAVNAGAGSAAPRGADAALPAVLEG
- a CDS encoding ATP-binding protein; this translates as MSVVLVLMGLPGSGKTTWRRGFLAERPGTAHAVGRDDIVEELAAIHRITYAEAWRTFSRIIDKEFRRRLAEAFTLDRDVVVDNTNLTAKARRRILGRVPRGWKRVGVIFDIPEPQLVDRLRARGEAGGKHVAPWLLRQMRSHWEPPSPAEFDSLLIIRPGPAATPGVERRLRYDAPARAGG
- a CDS encoding sugar phosphate nucleotidyltransferase; the protein is MWGIIPAAGSGTRIQPLAFSKELLPVGSRFDEGVERPRAVSEYLVERMVRGGADKIAFVIAPGKCDILQYYGDRFGDAAMTYVVQPRPGGLCDAVFRAVPFVHPSEPVIVGLPDTVWFPEDALRALPDDRLSFLLFPVERPEFFDAVITDGKDRVLEIQVKRANAESPWIWGAFKMPGAVLHELHALWCARGRSDEYIGTLVNAWLAQGGEAVGVRAGRSYVDVGTIHGYREAIGLLRGQE
- a CDS encoding MFS transporter, coding for MPFIGFIGANARWLAGGFLLFFCSSPGQTFFISLSAGDIREEYGLSHGAFGSLYMAATLASALTLTRLGQVVDRYRARQVVAFTVPMLALASASMALSGHVALLLGSLYLLRLFGQGMMSHTAFTVMGRWFSAQRGRAVSLTTLGMNMGEALLPLSFVALSGSIGWRNAWWLVAFALVALALPAVTALFAVERDPQASDPVTRAVTARDWTKAEMLRDPFFPLVMLAMAPPAFIGNTIFFHQVHLAELRGWPPEVFASSFTLYAAMTIVFTLVSGQLIDRISGMALLPFYLIPLGLGCVLLGSGGEPWICFAFMALYGLSNGFSFTLFGALWPEIYGTRHLGSIRAVIIAILVFASAAGPGLAGLLIDGGIGYPSQVVAMGIYCLLVSAAMIPVSGRLKARRTRAASGVAGPGSA
- a CDS encoding erythromycin esterase family protein — encoded protein: MATETIRDDMLPGMIAQAAEPLPDLDDPDFAAPFDALGSARVVLLGESSHGTSEFYRARAAITRRLVERHGFTIVAAEADWPDAAQIDAHIRDGHRPSCADGPPFKRFPTWMWRNREFTDLVSWMRGYNRTVADPDGKAGFFGLDLYSLDASITAVLGYLDGIDPETAREARRRYACLEPWQRRPEVYGRASMMEGFGRCQKEVLNVLRELLDRRLTYMRDDGIAYFDAERNARVVAAAERYYRSMYFADEDSWNLRDEHMADTLDALLKSRPGAKAVVWAHNSHIGDAQETGMSDRGELNLGQLCRERYGDDAVLVGFGTHAGTVAAATDWDAPMEIKQVLPSRPDSVERPFHDSGLGRLWLDLRAQGDTALRGKLAEPRLQRFIGVIYRPETERWSHYVESRLSRQFDHYVFFDETRAVTALPGPQEPGADDTFPFGL
- a CDS encoding PIG-L deacetylase family protein encodes the protein MFPDDAVAVVVAHPDDEVIGIGGHLGLLPSVRLIHVTDGAPHDMSDARRHGFQTREAYAEARRRELDRAMALANVTPDRVQCLGLADQEASLHLAATARRLAGWFAEHRMRLVLTHPYEGGHPDHDATAFAVHAAARLLLPRREGEEIRILEMGSYHAGPNGELVTQTFLPPPCPPEGVGAGDEMVMPLSEAQRAMKRRMLECHATQAEVLSPFAVDVERFRPAPCYDFTAPPHPGTLWYDRFDWGMGGERWRELASKALDELGISACR
- a CDS encoding GNAT family N-acetyltransferase encodes the protein MTFTFDSSIINIDNELIGLEPEWWELWSACPGATPFQSPAWLIPWRRHFRDGDLVVVTLRRSGRLCGLLPLFHYRGPPEPRLLPLGAGNTDYLDGLFAPDVGPAEVTALLGRLVPWRVLDLPQLAPGSVLADIPAPRGWTGQGRAEEPCPILPLPATLPRRMQQNLRYYRRRAERAGTLRFETATPDRVAPLLDSLIRLHGARWTTKGESGVLADATVERFHRDAAPALARGGLLRLHALHLDGQVVAVLYGMQAKGRCHYYLSGFEPDFAELGLGTLIVGHAIETATSEGAFEFDFLRGTEAYKYRWGALDRTTQGRLLRHGA
- a CDS encoding VOC family protein; this encodes MNSITPFHLAFPVHDLDAARRFYGEILGCPEGRSSDQWIDYDLFGHQIVAHLNPGVSRADAHTNPAHTNPVDGHDVPVPHFGVVLAMADFHALADRVRNAGIRFVIEPTIRFKGQPGEQATMFFYDPSGNALEFKAFADMGRLFAK
- a CDS encoding glycosyltransferase, with the protein product MPLTVLSVAYPFAPVGPDSVGGAEQVLSHLDRALVQAGHRSLVVAREDSAVAGELYPVPAAPGPIDEDTRAGIHGHQRRAIETALRDNAVDLVHLHGIDFDRYLPPPGVPALVTVHLPPDWYPEAALRPARPRTYLHGVSQSQHGRFPPGVPVLPPIPNGVPVEALAARHAKRGFALCLGRICPEKGFHHALDAAKLAGSPLLLAGEVFPYPVHEDYFRSEIEPRLDRSRRFIGPVGFRRKRRLLTAARCLVVPSLAPETSSLVAMEALACGTPVVAFPAGALPEVVEHGRTGFLVADERGMADAIRAASGLSSDDCRAAARERFDLKGMIARYFDLYRQVAA